A part of Salmo trutta chromosome 15, fSalTru1.1, whole genome shotgun sequence genomic DNA contains:
- the LOC115148981 gene encoding sodium-dependent proline transporter-like — protein MYCLVITIGNCSTSFFVGFAIFSILGHMALRKGVPVREVEDTGPGLAFVAYSEPLARLPGSVFWSILFFFMLGVDTLFGDMEGITMAMLDEFPQLRANMKQKSPFLGLLCFGFCLMGMLLITCVCVLTCLLVRKACVC, from the exons AT GTACTGTCTGGTCATCACCATAGGGAACTGCAGCACCAGCTTCTTTGTGGGGTTCGCCATATTCTCAATCCTGGGTCACATGGCTTTGAGGAAGGGAGTGCCTGTTAGAGAGGTGGAAGACACTG GTCCCGGTTTGGCATTTGTGGCATACTCAGAACCTCTTGCTCGACTGCCAGGCTCTGTGTTTTGGTCGATCCTCTTCTTTTTCATGCTGGGGGTCGACACTCTG TTTGGTGACATGGAGGGTATCACCATGGCCATGCTGGATGAGTTCCCACAGCTCAGAGCTAACATGAAGCAGAAGTCTCCTTTCCTGGGACTGCTGTGTTTCGGCTTCTGTCTAATGGGAATGCTGTtgatcacgtgtgtgtgtgtcttgactTGTTTATTAGTAAGGAAggcgtgtgtgtgttag